The Gemmatimonadaceae bacterium genome includes a window with the following:
- a CDS encoding alpha-hydroxy-acid oxidizing protein produces MPPTDPIARRRFLAFLAASPLFVADARDRLARAAGGAAPGSNAMGFATRLLDETAVADVVPLIRSAAEALDVFDFEPVAKSRIPIAHWGYMAGGVDDDATIQANRDGFAKWALRPRRLVDSSHVDASVSLLGAAFPSPIVINPVGYQRGFHPEGELAVARAAKATNHLQVLSTVSTTSIADVVAARGAPVWYQLYNNFGDWARTKQMLQRAEREGASAVVFTVDLLAGSNRETMIRSARRDPRNCLTCHKGGPPVPGLNGQVAASGQPRVPMLNGYPAVPREPEVGTPTWDWVKRLQDTTSLPVLLKGIVTKEDAELAVAQGIRGLFCSNHGGRAENSHRATVASLPEVLEGTQGKIPVILDGGIRRGTDAFTALALGATAVGIGRPYIWGLGAFGQEGVEMVLTLLRKETELVMAQCGAPTIAKITRAHVVER; encoded by the coding sequence ATGCCCCCCACCGACCCCATCGCCCGCCGCCGCTTCCTGGCCTTCCTCGCCGCGAGCCCGCTCTTCGTCGCCGACGCCCGGGACCGGCTCGCCCGCGCCGCCGGCGGCGCGGCACCCGGCAGCAACGCCATGGGCTTCGCGACCCGCCTGCTCGACGAGACGGCGGTGGCCGACGTGGTGCCCCTCATCCGCTCCGCCGCCGAGGCCCTCGACGTCTTCGACTTCGAGCCGGTCGCGAAATCGCGCATCCCCATCGCGCATTGGGGCTACATGGCCGGCGGCGTGGACGACGACGCCACCATCCAGGCCAACCGCGACGGTTTCGCGAAGTGGGCGCTGCGCCCGAGGCGCCTGGTGGATTCCAGCCACGTGGACGCATCGGTCTCGCTCCTCGGTGCCGCCTTCCCCTCGCCCATCGTCATCAACCCGGTGGGCTACCAGCGCGGCTTCCACCCCGAGGGCGAGCTGGCCGTGGCGCGCGCGGCGAAGGCGACGAACCACCTGCAGGTGCTTTCCACCGTCAGTACCACCTCCATCGCCGACGTGGTCGCCGCCCGCGGCGCGCCAGTCTGGTACCAGCTCTACAACAACTTCGGCGACTGGGCCCGCACGAAGCAGATGCTGCAGCGCGCCGAGCGGGAGGGCGCGTCGGCGGTGGTGTTCACGGTGGACCTGCTCGCCGGCAGCAATCGCGAAACGATGATCCGGTCCGCACGACGGGACCCGCGGAACTGCCTCACCTGCCACAAGGGCGGGCCACCGGTGCCGGGGCTCAATGGCCAGGTCGCGGCCTCCGGCCAGCCGCGCGTGCCGATGCTCAACGGTTATCCCGCAGTGCCACGCGAGCCGGAAGTCGGCACGCCGACCTGGGACTGGGTGAAGCGGCTGCAGGACACCACATCACTCCCGGTGTTGCTCAAGGGCATCGTCACGAAGGAAGACGCGGAGCTGGCGGTCGCGCAGGGCATCCGCGGCCTGTTCTGCTCCAACCATGGCGGTCGCGCGGAGAACTCGCATCGCGCCACCGTCGCCTCGCTGCCCGAGGTGCTGGAGGGCACGCAGGGGAAGATCCCGGTCATCCTCGACGGCGGCATACGCCGCGGCACCGATGCCTTCACCGCGCTCGCACTCGGTGCGACGGCGGTGGGCATCGGCCGGCCCTACATCTGGGGGCTGGGCGCGTTCGGGCAGGAAGGCGTTGAAATGGTGCTGACGCTCCTGCGCAAGGAGACGGAGCTGGTGATGGCGCAGTGCGGCGCGCCGACGATCGCGAAGATCACGCGGGCGCACGTGGTGGAGCGGTAG
- a CDS encoding AraC family transcriptional regulator: MYRLSRPASALDPFIEHYWHVHATPHEPFTLSVDVFVDLRADVIFNHGVAYTRAVAGAPARARTRSNLDAQRLTPIRIVQRGAVRVCGVRFRVAGLMPFCNRSVDAFTDRVVGIAEAFGEDGVRLDKALRDAAGDAPEQAALLDAFLLARMRVRPEHAPMRRLLDLIDGTHGGVRIEALGRRVGMSQRSVERLFRRCLGVGPKTYAQVVRFQRCLTRLMHEPAVTLSQVATEAGYHDQSHLVRAYKRFAGVAPVRHAGYFPPGAPRDFSPNLVEFVQA, encoded by the coding sequence ATGTATCGACTCTCCCGTCCTGCCTCCGCGCTCGATCCCTTCATCGAGCACTACTGGCACGTGCACGCCACGCCGCACGAGCCGTTCACCCTGTCGGTGGACGTGTTCGTGGACCTCCGCGCGGACGTGATCTTCAACCACGGCGTGGCCTACACGCGCGCAGTCGCCGGCGCGCCGGCCCGTGCGCGCACGCGTTCCAACCTCGACGCGCAACGCCTGACCCCGATCCGCATCGTGCAGCGTGGTGCCGTGCGCGTCTGCGGCGTCCGGTTCCGCGTGGCGGGCCTGATGCCGTTCTGCAACCGGTCCGTCGACGCGTTCACCGATCGTGTCGTCGGCATCGCGGAAGCCTTCGGCGAGGATGGCGTCCGACTGGACAAGGCACTGCGTGATGCGGCCGGCGATGCGCCTGAACAGGCGGCACTGCTCGACGCGTTCCTGCTCGCGCGGATGCGGGTGCGACCCGAGCATGCCCCGATGCGACGGCTGCTCGACCTGATCGACGGCACACATGGCGGCGTCCGCATCGAGGCGCTGGGACGACGCGTCGGCATGTCACAGCGCAGCGTCGAACGGCTCTTCCGACGCTGCCTTGGCGTCGGTCCGAAGACGTACGCACAGGTGGTGCGATTCCAGCGCTGTCTCACCCGGCTCATGCACGAGCCTGCCGTGACACTGTCACAGGTCGCCACCGAGGCCGGCTATCACGACCAGTCGCACCTCGTGCGTGCCTACAAGCGCTTCGCGGGCGTTGCCCCGGTGCGGCACGCTGGATACTTCCCACCCGGGGCGCCACGGGACTTCAGTCCCAACCTTGTCGAATTTGTACAAGCCTGA
- a CDS encoding acetamidase/formamidase family protein, with the protein MPHSRTHSRATAGTLLAAGLALTAPLGAQPRPTASIASGQYLVGIVSLGDTMWTSWTLRVAGDSVHGDMGPRATNALRGVMRRDSIDLVQFWDSTTIRARFRAQVRNGRLTGLALGRSRGSTSFADTARWVAIPEAKRAGPPRAVTFEPTVFHRTFSPAAAPALHIFPGDTVHTRTIDAGGVDWNGVQRWAGGNPQTGPFFVEGAMPGDVIAIHLHRVRLNRDFANAGTGIVDAAITTDLARSLSRVEQFSGRWTLDRTRGVARLSSPTPALANYEVPLRPQVGCLAVAPARGQAIRTQDSGVFGGNMDYNALREGTTVYLTANVPGALVFIGDGHAAQGDGELTGDALETSMDVSFSVALVRGTSIGGPRAESPDQLMAIGIAGDLQEALKLATSDLTRWLMSDYRLNAAEVASVLGTAMRYDVADMVGTQVSVVATIRRDALATLVAPR; encoded by the coding sequence ATGCCACACTCGCGGACCCACTCCCGCGCCACGGCAGGCACCCTGCTCGCGGCAGGCCTGGCGCTGACCGCGCCGCTCGGCGCCCAGCCCCGCCCCACCGCTTCCATCGCCAGCGGCCAGTACCTCGTCGGCATCGTGTCGCTCGGCGACACCATGTGGACCTCGTGGACGCTCCGGGTGGCTGGCGACAGCGTGCACGGTGACATGGGACCGCGGGCGACGAACGCGCTGCGCGGCGTCATGCGCCGCGACTCGATCGACCTGGTGCAGTTCTGGGACTCCACCACCATCCGCGCACGTTTTCGGGCGCAGGTGCGCAACGGCCGACTCACCGGCCTCGCACTCGGACGGTCACGCGGCAGCACCAGCTTCGCTGACACCGCCCGCTGGGTGGCGATCCCCGAGGCGAAACGCGCGGGCCCACCGCGCGCCGTGACGTTCGAACCCACCGTGTTCCATCGCACCTTCTCGCCGGCAGCCGCACCGGCGCTGCACATCTTCCCCGGTGACACCGTGCACACCCGCACGATCGACGCCGGCGGCGTGGACTGGAACGGCGTCCAGCGCTGGGCTGGTGGCAACCCGCAGACGGGACCGTTCTTCGTCGAGGGTGCGATGCCGGGTGACGTGATCGCGATCCACTTGCACCGCGTGCGGCTCAACCGCGATTTCGCGAACGCCGGCACCGGCATCGTGGATGCGGCGATCACCACCGACCTGGCCCGCAGCCTGTCGCGGGTGGAGCAGTTCAGCGGCCGCTGGACCCTCGACCGCACGCGCGGCGTGGCGCGACTGTCGTCACCCACCCCGGCGCTCGCGAACTACGAGGTGCCGCTCCGCCCGCAGGTCGGCTGCCTCGCCGTGGCGCCGGCGCGTGGGCAGGCCATCCGCACGCAGGACAGCGGCGTGTTCGGCGGCAACATGGACTACAACGCGCTGCGCGAAGGCACGACCGTCTACCTCACCGCCAACGTGCCGGGCGCGCTGGTGTTCATCGGTGACGGCCATGCGGCGCAGGGTGACGGAGAACTCACCGGCGACGCGCTCGAGACGTCGATGGACGTCTCGTTCAGCGTGGCGCTGGTGCGCGGGACGTCGATCGGTGGACCGCGCGCGGAGTCGCCGGACCAGTTGATGGCGATCGGGATTGCCGGTGACCTGCAGGAGGCGCTGAAGCTGGCGACCTCGGACCTGACGCGCTGGCTGATGAGCGACTACCGGCTGAATGCCGCCGAAGTGGCGTCGGTGCTTGGCACGGCGATGCGGTACGATGTGGCCGACATGGTCGGGACGCAGGTCAGCGTGGTGGCGACGATCCGACGCGACGCCCTGGCGACGCTCGTCGCGCCGCGCTGA
- a CDS encoding alpha/beta hydrolase produces the protein MPHITTHSTPPVQLYFEDHGAGQPVILIHGWPLSQRMWEGQVIALVAAGFRVIAYDRRGFGESDRPATGYDYDTFANDLHDVIRTLDLKDVILAGFSMGGGEVARYLGTYGSDRIAKAMFISAVPPFLLRTPDNPSGSDLSVFEGMMAGVRADRVAFLANFFPAFFNHEPGMADFPTDAIEFAKWIAYAASPIGTHECIRAFGTTDFRADLAKITIPVLVLHGSADRIVPFEASGKLTAAAIPGSKVVLLHDAPHGMTATHGPQVSAAMVEFARA, from the coding sequence ATGCCACACATCACCACGCACTCGACGCCCCCGGTGCAGCTCTATTTCGAGGATCACGGCGCGGGCCAGCCGGTGATCCTGATCCATGGATGGCCGCTCAGCCAGCGCATGTGGGAAGGCCAGGTCATCGCCCTCGTCGCCGCCGGCTTCCGGGTGATCGCCTACGACCGCCGCGGGTTCGGCGAATCCGACCGCCCGGCCACGGGCTACGACTACGACACCTTCGCCAACGACCTGCATGACGTGATCCGCACGCTGGACCTGAAGGACGTGATCCTGGCCGGCTTCTCGATGGGTGGCGGCGAGGTGGCGCGCTACCTTGGCACCTACGGCAGCGACCGGATCGCGAAGGCCATGTTCATCAGCGCCGTGCCGCCGTTCCTGCTCAGGACTCCCGACAATCCCAGCGGGTCCGACCTGTCGGTGTTCGAGGGGATGATGGCCGGTGTGCGCGCCGACCGTGTGGCGTTCCTGGCGAACTTCTTCCCCGCGTTCTTCAACCACGAACCCGGGATGGCCGACTTCCCCACCGACGCGATCGAGTTCGCGAAGTGGATCGCATACGCCGCGTCCCCCATCGGGACGCACGAATGCATCCGCGCCTTCGGCACCACCGACTTCCGGGCCGACCTGGCGAAGATCACGATCCCCGTGCTGGTGCTGCACGGTTCGGCCGACCGGATCGTGCCGTTCGAGGCGTCGGGCAAGCTGACGGCGGCGGCGATCCCGGGGAGCAAGGTCGTCCTCCTGCACGATGCGCCGCACGGGATGACGGCGACACACGGGCCGCAGGTGTCGGCGGCGATGGTGGAGTTCGCGCGGGCCTAG
- the ppk2 gene encoding polyphosphate kinase 2 has product MSSSNGKRPSTRRVATGRPPRTPTRRVATGDVDTATSAPVIATRAASQRTEAAVASKATALADIIERGAAGDMPALIDSLDAIMKGASPDDVIALRDAILAQGRRADRTRSQDADAELSDEWRSGGYPYRNLMSRKNYERQKYGLQVELLKLQSWVRATGQKVIILFEGRDAAGKGGAIKRFMEHLNPRGARVVALEKPSEVERGQWYFQRYVQHLPTAGEIVMMDRSWYNRAGVERVMGFCQPDEYTEFMRQCPEFERNLVRSGVHLIKFWFSVSRAEQRRRFKERKTHPLKQWKLSPVDLASLDKWSEYTKAKEAMFFYTDTADSPWTVIKSDCKKRARLNAMRYVLHKLPYSNKALEAIGPLDPLLVGRASVVYERGEHHGMVPLL; this is encoded by the coding sequence ATGAGCAGCAGCAACGGCAAGCGCCCGTCGACCCGTCGCGTCGCGACCGGTCGCCCCCCCCGCACGCCCACGCGGCGCGTGGCCACCGGCGACGTGGACACGGCCACCAGCGCGCCGGTGATCGCGACCCGCGCGGCCAGCCAGCGGACCGAGGCGGCGGTGGCGTCCAAGGCGACCGCGCTGGCGGACATCATCGAGCGCGGGGCGGCGGGGGACATGCCGGCGCTGATCGACTCGCTCGACGCGATCATGAAGGGCGCCTCGCCCGACGACGTGATCGCGCTGCGCGACGCGATCCTGGCGCAGGGCCGGCGCGCGGACCGCACCCGCTCGCAGGATGCGGACGCAGAGCTCTCCGACGAGTGGCGCAGCGGCGGCTACCCGTACCGGAACCTGATGTCCCGCAAGAACTACGAGCGGCAGAAGTACGGGTTGCAGGTGGAGCTGCTGAAGCTGCAGTCATGGGTGCGCGCCACGGGGCAGAAGGTGATCATCCTCTTCGAGGGGCGTGACGCGGCGGGGAAGGGTGGCGCGATCAAGCGCTTCATGGAGCACCTCAACCCGCGTGGTGCCCGGGTGGTGGCCCTCGAGAAGCCGAGCGAGGTGGAACGGGGCCAGTGGTACTTCCAGCGCTACGTGCAGCACCTGCCCACGGCGGGCGAGATCGTGATGATGGACCGGTCGTGGTACAACCGGGCCGGCGTGGAGCGGGTGATGGGGTTCTGCCAGCCGGACGAGTACACGGAGTTCATGCGCCAGTGCCCGGAGTTCGAGCGCAACCTGGTGCGCAGTGGCGTGCACCTGATCAAGTTCTGGTTCTCGGTGAGCCGTGCCGAGCAGCGGCGGCGCTTCAAGGAGCGCAAGACGCATCCGCTGAAGCAGTGGAAGCTCTCGCCAGTGGACCTGGCCTCGCTGGACAAGTGGAGCGAGTACACGAAGGCGAAGGAGGCGATGTTCTTCTACACCGACACCGCCGACTCGCCATGGACGGTGATCAAGTCCGATTGCAAGAAGCGCGCACGCCTGAACGCGATGCGGTACGTGCTGCACAAGCTGCCGTACTCGAACAAGGCGCTCGAGGCGATCGGGCCGCTGGACCCGCTGCTGGTGGGCCGGGCGAGCGTGGTGTACGAGCGGGGCGAGCACCACGGGATGGTGCCGCTGCTCTGA
- a CDS encoding creatininase family protein: protein MRFRHHTVGLLTAVLSATAVHAQATARGSVFVSTRPWTEAVALLDTATIVMIPLGAQAKEHGPHLPLNNDWLLAEYYAKAVAARTRVVVYPTVNYSFYPAFVEYPGSTSVRMETARDMIVDIVRTIAGHGPRRFYILNTGVSTLRALGPARDSLAASGIIMEFTDILNVGKEAEERVRRQEGGSHADELETSMMLYMHPEVVRMRLAPNDFHQGRGPFTRDSATAVREGRLWSRTGTWGNATLATRAKGRILVTAQVEGMVAEIAALRRRPIPATPR from the coding sequence ATGCGATTCCGGCATCACACCGTCGGCCTGCTGACCGCTGTGCTCTCCGCGACCGCCGTGCACGCACAGGCCACGGCACGCGGCAGCGTCTTCGTCTCCACACGCCCCTGGACCGAGGCCGTCGCGCTGCTCGACACGGCCACCATCGTGATGATCCCGCTTGGTGCGCAGGCGAAAGAGCACGGCCCGCACCTGCCGCTCAACAACGACTGGCTGCTGGCCGAATACTACGCGAAGGCGGTGGCGGCGCGGACACGGGTCGTGGTCTATCCCACCGTGAACTACAGCTTCTACCCGGCCTTCGTCGAGTATCCCGGCTCCACCTCGGTGCGGATGGAGACGGCGCGCGACATGATCGTGGACATCGTGCGCACCATCGCGGGCCACGGCCCGCGGCGTTTCTACATCCTGAACACCGGCGTCTCGACGCTGCGTGCGCTCGGGCCGGCGCGCGACTCGCTGGCCGCGAGCGGCATCATCATGGAGTTCACCGACATCCTGAACGTCGGCAAGGAGGCCGAGGAGCGCGTGCGCCGGCAGGAGGGCGGATCACATGCCGACGAGCTCGAGACGTCGATGATGCTCTACATGCACCCCGAGGTGGTGCGGATGCGCCTCGCGCCGAACGACTTCCACCAGGGTCGCGGCCCGTTCACCCGCGACTCCGCCACCGCCGTGCGCGAGGGACGCCTCTGGTCGCGCACCGGCACCTGGGGCAACGCCACCCTCGCCACCCGCGCGAAGGGGCGCATCCTCGTGACGGCGCAGGTGGAGGGGATGGTGGCCGAGATCGCCGCACTCAGGCGGCGGCCCATCCCGGCCACACCGCGCTGA